Below is a window of Candidatus Binataceae bacterium DNA.
TATGCGTACTACTATGCAATCCGCCGCATCAACGCGATCATGCGCCAGTCGATTATCGATTCGCGCGCCGCGTAGAGGGGCAGGACAATGGCGAGATTCTCGGACATTACGGGCCGCTATATCTATCTCGAACTCGACGGTGTCGAGTACCGCGTTTACATCGAAGAGGCGGGCACGGGAATACCGCTGGTATGCCAGCATACCGCCGGATCCGACGGACGCCAGTACCGGCATATTCTCGAGGACCGCGATATAACCTCGCGCTTTCGCGTGATCGCCGCCGACCTGCCCTATCACGGCAAATCGCTTCCCCCGGTTTCCCTCAGGTACTGGGAACAGGAGTACCGGCTGACCAAGGATTGGTTCATGCGCTACTGGGTCAAGCTCTGCCGCGAACTCGACCTCAAACGGCCCGTGTACATGGGCTGCTCGATGGGTGGCCATCTCGCGGGCGACCTGGCGCTTAACTATCCGAACGAATTCCGCGCCTGCATCGGGCTGGAAGCTGCGCTATGGAGCGGCAATACCGATCGGCTGGTGAACCAGTGGTTCCACCATCCGCGCCTGTCGAACGAATCGAAACCCGCTCTGATGCTGAGCCTGTGCTCGCCCAACGCGCCCGAACAGTTCGTGCGCGAGACGGTATGGGAATACAGCCAGGGCGCGCCGCCGGTATTCAAAGGCGACCTGTACTACTATTCGTTCGAACACGATCTGCGGGAGACCGCGAAAAATATCGACACCCGCAAGTGCGCGCTCTACGTGCTCAGCGGCGATTACGATTGGTCCGCATATCCGGCGGCGTCGAAGGCTCTGGCCGATTCCGTACCCGGCGCCACTTATACATTGATGGAAGGGATGGGCCATTTCCCGATGTCCGAGGACCCTGGCCAATTCAAGAAGTACCTGATGCCGGTTCTTGCGGATATTCAGACTAAATCATAGTTGCTGCGATATCATCGATGAACCGGTTCCGCGATGTCCGCGCAACTGGATAATTTTTTCCCGCACGGAGGAATCCGAATGATCTATGAGCTTCGCGTCTATCATTGCCTGCCGGGACGGCTTCCTGCCCTCCTCAAACGCTTCGAAACCGCAACCATGCGGCTGTTCGAAAAGCATGGAATTCGCCAAGTCGGCTTCTGGACCGTAGCTATCGGCGAATCCAACCAGGATCTGATCTATATTCTGCAATGGGAATCGCTGGCAGAGCGCGACAAAAAGTTTTCCTCCTTTCAGACCGATCCCGAATGGCTCGACGCCCGCCGCAAGAGCGAGGAAGACGGTCCCTTGGTTGCCTCCATTAGCAATACCATCATGAGCCCGACCGCGTTCTCGGCTTTGCGATGACGGCTGGCGCTGGACACGCTCTGATTATCGCAGCACGAGGAAAACGTCGCCGCGCGCCTCTTTTGGCGGATCTCGCGTCAGTTCTGGCTGCTCTGATGGCGTTCCTGCTGATCCTGGCTCGTCCCGCAATGAGTGCGGCTGTCGCGGCTGGCGGCGAGGAAAAGATCGACGCGCAATTCAGTTTGCCGGAAGGGGTCGGATGGGATGATTGGCAGGCGGTGCGCGAGCAGCATAACGGCCGCGCCATGGTCAGAGTTTTCGTGCCCAAGGGCGAGGCGCCGGCAACCGCCAAAGTGCGCCTGGTGCTGGCGCTGAGACCCAAACCAAGCATCGATTCCCCGCAGGCGATTCTCGACACTATCGTCCAGACCGCGAAACATCAGTGTCAGAAAATCAGCACCAAGGTGCTCGACAAGAGCGCCGGGGAACTGCTTTTCGAGTTGCGCGGCATTGGCTGCGCGGGCCAGAGCGGCGAACGCTATCTTCTGCAGCGAATCGCGTTCAGCGGTCAATGGGAGATCGAAGCGACATACGCGCCGATGGTCTCGATCGACGATTTGCCCGCTCGTCAGAAGGAACACGCCATCAAGCTTCTCTCATCGATCTCGGTTTCCACCAGGGCAATTCCCGCCGCGGATTCCGGATGGTTCCTGATCACGCCGCCGGAAAAGGCGGACGGTCATTACGATGACTCGGCGGGGCTATCGAAATGGAAAGTCGAGGAGGGCGCCGGTTCGGAAGACAAATGCCAGCGGCTTCGCGCCGCTCTGAGTTCGCTTGCGCTCAAGCAAGGGAGCGCTTCCGATATCGAACAGGTAAAGGCTTCTCGATGTATCTCGATGAACGATCCGCGTCTGGACGGTAAATGAGTATCCGCACAAACCGGCGAGCTGCTTCCGAGGAAAGCCCCGTGAATCGAACATCCATTGGCAACGGTCGCATTGCGGCGAGCGGCGCCGCCGCCGCGCTTACGCGACGGCAGGTAATCGCGTGGGGTGCGGCCGCGCTCGGTAGTCTTGCGATAGGGCCGGGCGTCGCGACCACAGCTTCGGCGCAGTCGGACGCCAGCGGCGCGCAGACTGGCGCACGAGTCTCACCGCGCGACCTCGACGCGCTTTCAACCGCCGGCGTGCTTTACATCGCCACTGTTCGCAAGGACGGTAACCAGAGCAACGCCGCGCCGGTCTGGTTTACGGTTTCACCGGACCATCTCGTGCTGATTCAGACGCAGCCCACAACATGGAAGGCAAAGCGTATTCGTCGCGGCAGCCCCGTGATCGTCTGGATCGGCAGGAAGCACGGTCCGGCGTTTATCGGCAAGGCCCGCATAAGCTCCGATCCGGCATTCGAGCGGCGCGTAATCGAAGACTACCCGAAGAAATATCTGATGGTGCGTTTCGGGTTCCATAAGCCAACCCAGGAAATGTTCGACAAAGGCGACATTCTCTCGATTGTAATAACTCCGGTTCGCGATCTGCCCGACGGATTCGAGTCTCGGCCGGGTACGCCCGCTCCGGCCATCGATGAAACCCACAAATAGTCCAGCGGCTCATGGCACATGCCATAGC
It encodes the following:
- a CDS encoding alpha/beta hydrolase, producing MARFSDITGRYIYLELDGVEYRVYIEEAGTGIPLVCQHTAGSDGRQYRHILEDRDITSRFRVIAADLPYHGKSLPPVSLRYWEQEYRLTKDWFMRYWVKLCRELDLKRPVYMGCSMGGHLAGDLALNYPNEFRACIGLEAALWSGNTDRLVNQWFHHPRLSNESKPALMLSLCSPNAPEQFVRETVWEYSQGAPPVFKGDLYYYSFEHDLRETAKNIDTRKCALYVLSGDYDWSAYPAASKALADSVPGATYTLMEGMGHFPMSEDPGQFKKYLMPVLADIQTKS
- a CDS encoding pyridoxamine 5'-phosphate oxidase family protein, producing the protein MSIRTNRRAASEESPVNRTSIGNGRIAASGAAAALTRRQVIAWGAAALGSLAIGPGVATTASAQSDASGAQTGARVSPRDLDALSTAGVLYIATVRKDGNQSNAAPVWFTVSPDHLVLIQTQPTTWKAKRIRRGSPVIVWIGRKHGPAFIGKARISSDPAFERRVIEDYPKKYLMVRFGFHKPTQEMFDKGDILSIVITPVRDLPDGFESRPGTPAPAIDETHK
- a CDS encoding NIPSNAP family protein, whose protein sequence is MIYELRVYHCLPGRLPALLKRFETATMRLFEKHGIRQVGFWTVAIGESNQDLIYILQWESLAERDKKFSSFQTDPEWLDARRKSEEDGPLVASISNTIMSPTAFSALR